Proteins from a single region of Streptomyces glaucescens:
- a CDS encoding penicillin-binding transpeptidase domain-containing protein, with protein MGNRRRVAERRKTGPVVIGGVIAVVVGGAGVGAYALLGGGAGDGTAGATEARVKSVPTGPPTAAEVTGTAQRFLTAWQQGEVARAAAATDDARAATGLLTGWTRSAHVEKVTLTPGPRAGAKVPFTVRGTVTYKGVSKPLVYDSALTVVRRASDGRPLVDWAPAVVHPELREGDTLVTGEAGTPPVRALDRDGGELTTKKYPSLGPVLDGLREKYGRTAGGTAGVELRVVRGKESAAHKLSDKTLLELSEGTPGTVKTTLSPRLQAAAEEQVAAKARASVVVLKPSTGEILAVANSSPGFNTAFQGSLAPGSTMKVVTASMLIEKGLASADKAHPCPKFFTYGNWKFQNDDKFEIKGGTFKASFARSCNTAFISQAPKLKDDDLTRQAQQVFGLSLDNWAVGVPTFDGSVPVESKAQMGAALIGQGGVRMNPLNMASVSATVKSGVFRQPYLVAPSVDGRELATASRTMSASTLAQLRDLMSYTAAYGTAAEAMAGVSGDVGAKTGSAEVDNQKKPNGWFTAYRDDLAAAGVVQAAGHGGETAGPIVAALLKLGG; from the coding sequence GTGGGGAACAGAAGGCGTGTCGCCGAGCGGCGGAAGACGGGACCCGTCGTCATCGGCGGGGTGATCGCCGTGGTCGTCGGCGGTGCCGGGGTCGGCGCCTACGCGCTGCTGGGCGGCGGGGCCGGGGACGGCACGGCCGGCGCCACCGAGGCGCGGGTCAAGTCCGTGCCGACGGGCCCGCCGACCGCCGCCGAGGTCACCGGTACGGCCCAGCGCTTCCTCACCGCCTGGCAGCAGGGCGAGGTGGCGCGGGCCGCGGCCGCCACCGACGACGCCCGGGCGGCCACCGGCCTGCTCACCGGCTGGACCAGGAGCGCCCACGTCGAGAAGGTCACCCTCACCCCCGGCCCCCGCGCCGGCGCGAAGGTGCCGTTCACGGTCAGGGGCACGGTCACCTACAAGGGCGTCAGCAAGCCGCTGGTGTACGACAGCGCGCTGACCGTGGTGCGGCGCGCCTCGGACGGCAGGCCCCTGGTCGACTGGGCGCCGGCGGTGGTCCACCCGGAGCTGCGCGAGGGCGACACCCTCGTCACCGGCGAGGCGGGCACCCCGCCCGTGAGGGCGCTCGACCGGGACGGCGGCGAGCTGACGACGAAGAAGTACCCCTCGCTGGGCCCGGTCCTCGACGGGCTGCGCGAGAAGTACGGCAGGACGGCGGGCGGCACGGCGGGCGTCGAGCTGCGGGTGGTGCGCGGCAAGGAGTCCGCGGCGCACAAGCTGTCCGACAAGACGCTGCTGGAGCTGAGCGAGGGCACGCCGGGCACGGTGAAGACGACGCTCAGCCCCCGGCTGCAGGCCGCCGCGGAGGAGCAGGTCGCCGCGAAGGCGCGCGCGTCGGTCGTCGTCCTCAAGCCGTCGACCGGCGAGATCCTGGCGGTGGCGAACTCCTCGCCGGGCTTCAACACCGCCTTCCAGGGTTCGCTCGCGCCCGGTTCCACGATGAAGGTCGTCACCGCCTCGATGCTCATCGAGAAGGGGCTGGCCTCGGCGGACAAGGCGCACCCGTGTCCGAAGTTCTTCACGTACGGCAACTGGAAGTTCCAGAACGACGACAAGTTCGAGATCAAGGGCGGCACCTTCAAGGCGAGCTTCGCGCGGTCCTGCAACACCGCCTTCATCAGCCAGGCGCCGAAGCTGAAGGACGACGACCTGACCAGGCAGGCGCAGCAGGTGTTCGGGCTGTCGCTGGACAACTGGGCGGTCGGGGTGCCCACGTTCGACGGTTCGGTGCCGGTGGAGTCGAAGGCGCAGATGGGTGCGGCGCTGATCGGGCAGGGCGGGGTGCGGATGAACCCGCTGAACATGGCGTCGGTGTCGGCGACGGTGAAGTCGGGCGTGTTCCGGCAGCCGTATCTGGTCGCCCCTTCGGTGGACGGGCGCGAGCTGGCCACGGCGTCGCGCACCATGTCGGCGTCGACGCTGGCCCAGCTTCGGGACCTGATGTCCTACACGGCGGCGTACGGCACGGCCGCGGAGGCGATGGCCGGGGTGAGCGGTGACGTCGGCGCGAAGACCGGCTCGGCCGAGGTGGACAACCAGAAGAAGCCGAACGGCTGGTTCACCGCGTACCGGGACGATCTGGCGGCGGCGGGTGTGGTCCAGGCGGCCGGGCACGGCGGTGAGACGGCGGGGCCGATCGTGGCCGCGCTGCTGAAGCTCGGCGGCTGA
- the cbiQ gene encoding cobalt ECF transporter T component CbiQ, whose product MGAGHAHRLYRRGDSPVHALPPHTKLAAVFAFVLVVVATPREAMWAFGVYALLLAVVAHHARVPAGFLLKRLLIEVPFVAFAVLMPFVAEGERVEVLGLSLSVGGLWGAWNVLAKGTLGVAASVLLAATTELRELLLGLQRLRLPPLLVQIASFMIRYGDLITDEMRRMRIARESRGFEARGVKHWGVLATSAGALFIRSYERGERVHLAMVSRGYAGAMPVIDEVTASRAQWSSALALPAAALVVCLLGWML is encoded by the coding sequence ATGGGCGCAGGTCACGCGCATCGGCTCTACCGGCGGGGCGACTCGCCGGTGCACGCGCTGCCGCCGCACACCAAGCTCGCCGCCGTCTTCGCCTTCGTGCTGGTCGTGGTGGCCACCCCGCGCGAGGCGATGTGGGCGTTCGGGGTGTACGCGCTGCTGCTCGCCGTCGTCGCGCACCACGCGCGCGTGCCCGCCGGTTTCCTCCTCAAGCGGCTGCTGATCGAGGTGCCGTTCGTCGCGTTCGCGGTGCTCATGCCGTTCGTGGCGGAGGGCGAGCGGGTCGAGGTGCTGGGGCTGTCACTGAGCGTCGGCGGACTGTGGGGCGCCTGGAACGTGCTCGCCAAGGGCACCCTCGGCGTCGCCGCCTCCGTGCTGCTGGCCGCCACCACCGAACTGCGCGAACTGCTGCTCGGCCTGCAACGGCTGAGGCTGCCGCCGCTGCTGGTGCAGATCGCCTCCTTCATGATCCGCTACGGCGACCTCATCACCGACGAGATGCGGCGCATGCGGATCGCGCGCGAGTCCCGCGGGTTCGAGGCGCGCGGGGTGAAGCACTGGGGTGTGCTCGCCACATCGGCGGGCGCCCTGTTCATCCGCTCCTACGAGCGCGGGGAGCGGGTGCACCTGGCCATGGTGAGCCGCGGGTACGCCGGTGCGATGCCGGTCATCGACGAGGTGACCGCGTCCCGGGCCCAGTGGTCGTCCGCCCTCGCGCTGCCCGCCGCCGCCCTCGTCGTCTGCCTGCTGGGATGGATGCTGTGA
- a CDS encoding DUF5701 family protein, protein MTAREFDRQVRNLIELGYPALGGLGAAEFEALCAPLRAAVPDQEADVTAGRVPFLLVVAREVAPVERTMPLTALHGKKKPGFVDHSFEPGALERFVAVPSVAVPGHRVHLVFDVERGEEFCGVVPNDAMETIAGRGRTPLTIEEGIALITHFPEVLVKNKCFSLGGSRSGDRRVPAIWISQGMPKLGWCWEGNPHTWLGMASAGKRHAA, encoded by the coding sequence ATGACTGCACGCGAGTTCGACCGGCAGGTACGCAATCTCATCGAGCTGGGCTACCCCGCCCTGGGCGGGCTCGGCGCCGCGGAGTTCGAGGCACTGTGCGCCCCCCTGCGGGCCGCGGTGCCCGACCAGGAGGCCGACGTGACGGCCGGGCGGGTGCCGTTCCTGCTGGTCGTCGCCCGCGAAGTGGCACCGGTCGAGCGGACGATGCCGCTCACCGCGCTGCACGGCAAGAAGAAGCCGGGCTTCGTCGACCACAGCTTCGAGCCCGGCGCGCTGGAGCGGTTCGTCGCCGTCCCGTCGGTGGCCGTGCCCGGCCACCGCGTCCACCTGGTGTTCGACGTGGAGCGTGGCGAGGAGTTCTGCGGCGTCGTGCCGAACGACGCCATGGAGACCATCGCCGGGCGCGGGCGCACACCGCTCACCATCGAGGAGGGCATCGCCCTGATCACCCACTTCCCCGAGGTGCTGGTGAAGAACAAGTGCTTCTCCCTCGGCGGTTCCCGCTCCGGCGACCGCCGCGTCCCGGCGATCTGGATCAGCCAGGGCATGCCCAAGCTGGGCTGGTGCTGGGAGGGCAATCCGCACACCTGGCTCGGGATGGCGTCGGCGGGGAAACGGCACGCCGCGTGA
- a CDS encoding energy-coupling factor ABC transporter ATP-binding protein: MDAVTDTPADAAPSLEVSGLAFAYPDGHQALFGVDFSIARGERVALLGPNGAGKTTLVLHLNGILSGGTGTVTVAGLPVGKRHMAQVRRKVGIVFQDPDDQLFMPTVREDVAFGPAAAGLRGAELEARVDRALERVGMAEFKDRPPHHLSFGQRRRVAVATVLAMEPEILVLDEPSSNLDPASRRELADILRSLDVTVLMVTHDLPYALELCPRSLILSEGVIAADGPTGELLSDDALMRAHRLELPFGFDPRSVTTGA; the protein is encoded by the coding sequence ATGGATGCTGTGACCGATACGCCCGCCGACGCCGCCCCCTCCCTGGAGGTCTCCGGCCTCGCCTTCGCCTACCCCGACGGGCACCAGGCACTGTTCGGTGTGGACTTCTCGATCGCGCGGGGCGAGCGGGTCGCGCTGCTCGGGCCGAACGGCGCCGGCAAGACCACCCTGGTCCTGCACCTCAACGGCATCCTCTCCGGCGGCACCGGCACCGTGACGGTCGCCGGGCTGCCCGTCGGCAAGCGGCACATGGCACAGGTCCGGCGCAAGGTCGGGATCGTCTTCCAGGACCCGGACGACCAGCTCTTCATGCCGACGGTGCGCGAGGACGTGGCGTTCGGGCCCGCCGCGGCCGGGCTGAGGGGCGCGGAGCTGGAGGCCCGGGTGGACCGGGCGCTGGAGCGGGTCGGCATGGCGGAGTTCAAGGACCGTCCGCCGCACCACCTCTCCTTCGGGCAGCGGCGACGGGTGGCCGTGGCGACCGTGCTGGCCATGGAGCCGGAGATCCTGGTGCTGGACGAGCCGTCGTCCAACCTGGACCCCGCCTCCCGGCGCGAACTGGCCGACATCCTGCGCTCCCTGGACGTGACCGTGCTGATGGTCACCCACGATCTGCCGTACGCGCTGGAGCTGTGCCCGCGTTCGCTGATCCTCAGCGAGGGCGTGATCGCGGCCGACGGACCGACCGGTGAGCTGCTGTCGGACGACGCCCTGATGCGCGCCCACCGTCTGGAGCTGCCGTTCGGCTTCGATCCGCGGTCCGTGACAACGGGCGCGTGA
- a CDS encoding energy-coupling factor ABC transporter permease: MHVPDGFIDAPTSVATGVVAAGAVAVSLRGARRELDERTAPLAGLVAAFVFAVQMLNFPVAAGTSGHLLGGALAAILVGPYTGVLCISVVLLMQGILFADGGLTALGVNITDMAVVTVVVAYAVFRGLVKVLPRTRRSVTAASFAASLLSVPAAALAFTFLYWIGGTTDVAIGKVAGAMVGVHLLIGIGEAAITALTVGAVIAVRPDLVYGARGLRAPLKLRVGGELVDAPAPEAAPAAARTSHRAVWLAGLAASVVLAGFVSFYASADPDGLEKVAADHGIDRKAEEHAAAGSPLADYGVEDVDDARLSGGLAGVIGVGLTVVAGSTVFWAVRRRRAGDTSPSSTSVENV, translated from the coding sequence GTGCATGTACCTGACGGATTCATCGACGCCCCCACCTCCGTGGCCACCGGAGTCGTCGCCGCGGGCGCCGTCGCCGTGAGCCTGCGCGGCGCCCGCCGCGAGCTCGACGAGCGCACCGCGCCGCTGGCCGGCCTCGTCGCGGCGTTCGTCTTCGCCGTCCAGATGCTGAACTTCCCGGTCGCCGCCGGGACCAGCGGTCATCTGCTCGGCGGCGCGCTCGCCGCGATACTCGTCGGCCCGTACACCGGTGTGCTGTGCATATCCGTCGTCCTGCTCATGCAGGGCATCCTCTTCGCGGACGGCGGCCTGACCGCGCTCGGCGTGAACATCACCGACATGGCGGTGGTCACGGTCGTCGTCGCCTACGCCGTCTTCCGCGGCCTGGTGAAGGTGCTGCCGCGCACCCGCCGGTCCGTGACCGCCGCCTCGTTCGCCGCCTCGCTGCTCTCCGTGCCCGCCGCGGCCCTCGCCTTCACCTTCCTGTACTGGATCGGCGGCACCACCGACGTCGCCATCGGCAAGGTCGCCGGCGCCATGGTCGGCGTGCACCTCCTCATCGGCATCGGCGAGGCCGCGATCACCGCGCTCACCGTCGGCGCCGTGATCGCCGTCCGTCCCGACCTGGTGTACGGCGCCCGTGGTCTGCGCGCCCCGCTGAAGCTGCGGGTGGGCGGCGAACTCGTCGACGCGCCGGCCCCCGAGGCCGCCCCGGCGGCGGCCCGCACCTCGCACCGCGCGGTCTGGCTCGCCGGCCTCGCCGCGTCCGTGGTCCTCGCCGGCTTCGTCAGCTTCTACGCCTCCGCCGACCCCGACGGCCTGGAGAAGGTCGCCGCCGACCACGGCATCGACCGGAAGGCCGAGGAGCACGCGGCCGCCGGCTCCCCGCTCGCCGACTACGGCGTCGAGGACGTCGACGACGCCCGCCTCTCCGGGGGTCTCGCCGGCGTGATCGGCGTCGGCCTCACCGTCGTCGCGGGCAGCACGGTGTTCTGGGCGGTGCGCCGGCGCCGCGCGGGCGACACCTCGCCGTCGTCCACCTCCGTCGAGAACGTCTGA
- a CDS encoding organic hydroperoxide resistance protein, with the protein MSEGIAVDTRPTKIVYVAEATAHGGRDGHVTSQDGQLGLKVAMPPELGGDGNGTNPEQLFAAGYSSCFHNALILVGNREGYDLTGSTVAAKVGIGPNRHRGYGLAVALSVSLPLLDPDLASKLVDAAHEVCPYSNATRGNIDVTILLG; encoded by the coding sequence GTGTCCGAAGGCATCGCCGTCGACACCCGCCCGACGAAGATCGTGTACGTGGCCGAGGCCACCGCCCACGGCGGCCGGGACGGCCATGTCACCAGCCAGGACGGCCAGCTCGGGCTGAAGGTGGCGATGCCGCCGGAGCTGGGCGGCGACGGCAACGGCACCAACCCGGAGCAGCTCTTCGCGGCGGGCTACAGCTCCTGCTTCCACAACGCGCTGATCCTGGTCGGCAACCGCGAGGGCTACGACCTCACCGGCTCCACGGTCGCCGCCAAGGTCGGCATCGGGCCCAACCGCCACCGCGGCTACGGCCTCGCGGTCGCCCTCAGCGTCTCCCTGCCGCTCCTCGACCCGGACCTCGCGTCGAAGCTGGTGGACGCCGCCCACGAGGTCTGCCCCTACTCCAACGCCACCCGCGGGAACATCGACGTGACGATTCTGCTTGGGTGA
- a CDS encoding TetR/AcrR family transcriptional regulator, which yields MTAETTGLRALKKRRTREKISNAATRLFLEHGFDHVTIADVAAAAEVAKMTVTNYFPRKEDLALDLAGVFVEMPAAAVRDRAPGESALAALRRAFLAAAAGQDPVIGFSGLPFARMITGSPALVARLREFHDAREQALARTLAEETGAAEDDIRPRVAAALLGGVHRLLFEETLRLTLDGRANDEIARIVTGHAHTAFAALEPALGDYAVRPGG from the coding sequence ATGACTGCGGAGACGACCGGCCTGCGGGCCCTGAAGAAGCGCCGGACCAGGGAGAAGATCTCGAACGCGGCCACCCGGCTCTTCCTGGAACACGGCTTCGACCACGTGACGATCGCGGACGTGGCGGCCGCCGCCGAGGTGGCCAAGATGACCGTCACCAACTACTTCCCGCGCAAGGAGGACCTGGCCCTGGACCTGGCCGGGGTCTTCGTCGAGATGCCGGCCGCCGCCGTGCGCGACCGCGCACCCGGCGAGTCCGCGCTGGCCGCGCTCCGCCGCGCCTTCCTGGCCGCCGCGGCCGGGCAGGACCCGGTCATCGGCTTCTCGGGCCTGCCGTTCGCCCGCATGATCACCGGCAGCCCGGCCCTCGTGGCCCGGCTGCGCGAGTTCCACGACGCCCGTGAGCAGGCACTGGCCCGCACCCTCGCCGAGGAGACCGGCGCCGCCGAGGACGACATCCGGCCCCGCGTCGCCGCCGCCCTGCTCGGCGGTGTGCACCGGCTGCTGTTCGAGGAGACCCTGCGGCTGACACTGGACGGCCGCGCCAACGACGAGATCGCCCGGATCGTCACCGGTCACGCGCACACGGCGTTCGCGGCCCTGGAACCCGCCCTGGGCGACTACGCGGTACGCCCGGGCGGCTGA
- a CDS encoding penicillin-binding transpeptidase domain-containing protein, translating to MRKGVKGAIVGAVFAVMVGGAGYGTVNIVSALDDDGGGSGGAGAERTGPPSGDEVTETTRAFFAAWERAQGPTAASYTNDAQAAGALLTAFGEEAHITGVRITPGAARGTTVPFSVKATVSWDGRSKPLAYESRLTVVRGVTTGRALVDWEPSVVHPALKEGDTLVTEESASPPIEAVDRDGRVLDEDAYPSLGPIVDELRRRYGDQAGGTPGVELVVRHAEGTGAADTSLLTLAEGEAGRLRTTLSATVQAAAEKAVKQYPEASVVALKQSTGEVLAVANNRADGWNAAFLGQAAPGSTMKIVSAATLIDAGLTSMDGPAPCPPTAVSESQTFGNLPGLEPDPNATLSESFARSCNTAFVKFADEVRADSLTREAEDRFGLGRDDWQVGVPSFDGSVPAPGGPDTAAGLIGQGQVQMSPLNMASVTATATTGAFRQPVIVPQDLDGRELATARGLDPSTAQQLRAMMNRTATSGTAARVMAGLGGSIGAKTGSAEVDGAKANSWFTGYRDDVAAAAMVQQGGRGGDAAGPIVASVLRAGG from the coding sequence ATGCGCAAAGGGGTCAAGGGGGCCATCGTCGGCGCGGTGTTCGCCGTGATGGTCGGCGGCGCCGGGTACGGGACGGTCAACATCGTGTCCGCCCTGGACGACGACGGGGGCGGGTCCGGCGGCGCCGGGGCCGAGCGGACCGGTCCGCCGAGCGGCGACGAGGTCACGGAGACCACGCGGGCGTTCTTCGCCGCGTGGGAGCGGGCCCAGGGCCCCACCGCCGCCTCCTACACCAACGACGCCCAGGCGGCCGGGGCGCTGCTGACCGCCTTCGGCGAGGAAGCGCACATCACGGGCGTACGGATCACCCCGGGCGCCGCCCGGGGCACCACGGTGCCGTTCTCGGTGAAGGCGACCGTGTCCTGGGACGGCAGGAGCAAGCCGCTGGCGTACGAGAGCCGGCTCACCGTGGTGCGCGGGGTCACCACCGGGCGGGCGCTGGTCGACTGGGAACCGTCCGTCGTCCACCCGGCGCTGAAGGAGGGGGACACCCTCGTCACGGAGGAGTCGGCGAGCCCGCCGATCGAGGCCGTGGACCGCGACGGCAGGGTGCTGGACGAGGACGCGTACCCGTCCCTGGGGCCGATCGTGGACGAACTGCGCCGGCGCTACGGCGACCAGGCCGGCGGCACCCCGGGCGTGGAACTCGTGGTGCGGCACGCCGAGGGGACCGGCGCGGCCGACACCTCGCTGCTGACCCTCGCCGAGGGCGAGGCGGGACGGCTGCGGACCACGCTGAGCGCGACCGTGCAGGCGGCGGCCGAGAAGGCGGTGAAGCAGTACCCCGAGGCCTCCGTGGTCGCCCTGAAGCAGAGCACCGGCGAGGTGCTGGCGGTCGCCAACAACCGCGCGGACGGCTGGAACGCGGCGTTCCTGGGGCAGGCGGCGCCCGGGTCGACGATGAAGATAGTCAGCGCGGCCACCCTCATCGACGCCGGGCTGACCAGCATGGACGGGCCGGCGCCCTGTCCGCCCACGGCCGTCTCGGAGAGCCAGACGTTCGGCAACCTGCCCGGACTGGAACCCGACCCGAACGCCACCCTGTCGGAGAGCTTCGCCAGGTCCTGCAACACGGCGTTCGTCAAGTTCGCCGACGAGGTGCGGGCCGACTCGCTGACCCGCGAGGCCGAGGACCGCTTCGGTCTGGGCCGGGACGACTGGCAGGTCGGCGTGCCCTCCTTCGACGGCTCGGTCCCGGCCCCCGGCGGCCCGGACACCGCGGCCGGCCTGATCGGCCAGGGCCAGGTGCAGATGAGCCCGCTGAACATGGCGTCGGTGACCGCGACCGCGACGACGGGTGCCTTCCGGCAGCCGGTGATCGTGCCGCAGGACCTGGACGGCCGGGAACTGGCCACCGCGCGAGGGCTCGATCCGAGCACCGCCCAGCAGCTGCGGGCGATGATGAACCGCACCGCCACCAGCGGCACCGCGGCCCGGGTGATGGCCGGGCTCGGCGGCAGCATCGGCGCGAAGACCGGCTCCGCCGAGGTCGACGGGGCCAAGGCCAACAGCTGGTTCACCGGTTACCGCGACGACGTCGCCGCGGCGGCCATGGTGCAGCAGGGCGGGCGCGGCGGTGACGCGGCCGGCCCGATCGTGGCGTCGGTGCTGCGCGCGGGCGGCTGA
- a CDS encoding SsgA family sporulation/cell division regulator yields the protein MSVVEQYARAHIVTDADDQVADDQRAVPVILRYDPDVDPRTVRIDLPGDHEWSFDRELLEQGLRAPAGTGSVRVWPCGRVQAVVEFHDARGVSVVQFDTKALMRFLRRTYTTVPVSAAG from the coding sequence ATGTCTGTGGTCGAGCAGTACGCGCGGGCCCACATCGTCACCGACGCCGACGACCAGGTGGCCGACGATCAGCGAGCGGTTCCGGTCATCCTCCGGTACGACCCCGACGTCGACCCGCGCACGGTACGGATAGATCTCCCCGGCGACCACGAGTGGTCCTTCGACCGGGAGCTCCTCGAACAGGGGCTGCGCGCGCCCGCCGGGACCGGCAGCGTCCGGGTGTGGCCGTGCGGGCGCGTCCAGGCCGTGGTCGAGTTCCACGACGCGCGCGGCGTCTCGGTCGTCCAGTTCGACACCAAGGCCCTGATGCGCTTCCTGCGCCGCACCTACACGACCGTCCCCGTCTCCGCCGCCGGGTGA
- a CDS encoding serine hydrolase domain-containing protein: MDANGTVAEGFEPVRDAFVRNFGTLGDRGAAVTVYRDGHKVVDLWGGTRDVDGTEPWQRGTAQIVRSATKGVAAAVLLLLHQRGELDLDAPVVKWWPEYEAAGKERTLVRHLLAHRAGVPVLDRPLTVAQAADPELGAAAVAAQAPAWQPGTDHGYHAQTYSWLTAELVRRVTGRPIDEWIADEIAGPVGADFWLGLPPAEAARVGRVGPVAAEEAAGALRTRPKRAVSDAYADPESLTRRAFGAITPQPDENDPLYRAAALPASNGIATADGLARIYASLIGEVDGGVRLFTPETADLARGEQSSGPDRVLVVNTRFGLGYMLHGSASPLLSPGSFGHPGRGGALGFADPESGIAFGYVTNGFRSSVTADPRAQALVRAVRTALTGS; this comes from the coding sequence GTGGACGCGAACGGCACAGTGGCCGAGGGCTTCGAGCCGGTCAGGGACGCGTTCGTGAGGAACTTCGGCACGCTCGGCGACCGCGGCGCGGCCGTCACCGTCTACCGGGACGGCCACAAGGTGGTCGACCTGTGGGGCGGCACCCGGGACGTCGACGGCACCGAGCCCTGGCAGCGCGGCACCGCCCAGATCGTTCGCTCGGCGACCAAGGGCGTCGCCGCCGCCGTCCTCCTGCTGCTGCACCAGCGCGGCGAGCTGGACCTCGACGCGCCGGTGGTCAAGTGGTGGCCGGAGTACGAGGCGGCGGGCAAGGAGCGCACCCTCGTACGGCACCTGCTCGCGCACCGCGCGGGCGTGCCGGTGCTGGACCGCCCGCTGACGGTCGCGCAGGCCGCCGACCCGGAGCTGGGGGCCGCGGCGGTCGCGGCGCAGGCACCGGCGTGGCAGCCGGGCACGGACCACGGCTACCACGCGCAGACCTACAGCTGGCTCACGGCCGAGCTGGTCCGCCGGGTCACCGGCCGGCCGATCGACGAGTGGATCGCCGACGAGATCGCGGGCCCCGTCGGAGCGGACTTCTGGCTCGGACTGCCCCCGGCCGAGGCGGCCCGCGTCGGGCGGGTCGGCCCGGTGGCGGCCGAGGAGGCGGCGGGCGCCCTGCGCACCCGGCCCAAGCGCGCGGTCTCCGACGCCTACGCCGACCCGGAGTCCCTGACCCGCCGCGCCTTCGGTGCGATCACCCCGCAGCCCGACGAGAACGACCCGCTCTACCGTGCCGCCGCCCTGCCCGCCTCCAACGGCATCGCCACCGCCGACGGGCTGGCCCGGATCTACGCCTCGCTGATCGGCGAGGTCGACGGCGGGGTGCGGCTGTTCACGCCGGAGACGGCCGACCTGGCGCGCGGCGAGCAGTCCTCGGGCCCGGACCGGGTCCTGGTGGTGAACACCCGCTTCGGCCTCGGCTACATGCTGCACGGCAGCGCGTCCCCGCTGCTGTCCCCCGGGTCCTTCGGCCACCCCGGCCGCGGCGGCGCGCTCGGCTTCGCCGACCCGGAGTCGGGGATCGCCTTCGGCTACGTGACGAACGGCTTCCGCAGCAGCGTCACCGCGGACCCGCGCGCGCAGGCCCTGGTGAGGGCGGTCCGCACCGCCCTCACCGGCAGCTGA
- a CDS encoding DUF1876 domain-containing protein, which yields MHTAVGWHVELEFKEDDRHTEAAALIRLPDGSEVRSHGQASRHHTDANQPRVGEEIAGARALNELAMRLLTKAHEEIDSASGRISHPIHV from the coding sequence ATGCATACCGCAGTGGGCTGGCACGTCGAGCTGGAGTTCAAGGAGGACGACCGGCACACCGAGGCCGCGGCGCTGATACGGCTCCCGGACGGCAGCGAGGTGCGCTCCCACGGCCAGGCCAGCAGGCACCACACGGACGCGAATCAGCCCAGGGTCGGCGAGGAGATCGCCGGCGCCCGGGCGCTGAACGAGCTGGCGATGCGGCTGCTCACCAAGGCGCACGAGGAGATCGACTCGGCGTCGGGGCGCATCTCGCACCCCATCCACGTGTGA
- a CDS encoding MarR family winged helix-turn-helix transcriptional regulator, translating to MTRRDDEGAERPGEVSGPPLPDRPLCFALYAAQRAVTAAYRPLLAEPGLTCPQYLVLPVPWERGETTVKEPAGAPRLGCGTVSPLLKRMEGAGLVRRERSPRDDRSVLVAATGRAEELRERASCVPGALRTATGLGAADAARLRVDLWHLARRAEGAAARAR from the coding sequence GTGACGCGCCGGGACGACGAGGGAGCGGAGCGGCCCGGGGAGGTTTCCGGGCCGCCGCTCCCGGACCGGCCGCTGTGCTTCGCGCTGTACGCCGCGCAGCGCGCGGTGACCGCCGCGTACCGGCCGCTCCTGGCGGAGCCGGGCCTCACCTGCCCGCAGTACCTGGTGCTGCCGGTGCCGTGGGAGCGCGGGGAGACGACGGTGAAGGAGCCGGCGGGCGCGCCGCGCCTGGGCTGCGGCACGGTCTCGCCGTTGCTCAAGCGGATGGAGGGCGCCGGTCTGGTCCGCCGGGAGCGCTCACCGCGCGACGACCGCTCGGTGCTTGTCGCGGCCACCGGGCGCGCGGAGGAACTGCGGGAGCGCGCCTCGTGCGTCCCCGGCGCCCTGCGTACGGCGACGGGGCTCGGCGCGGCCGACGCCGCCCGGCTGCGCGTCGACCTGTGGCACCTCGCCCGCCGGGCGGAGGGGGCGGCGGCCCGCGCCCGCTGA